A region of Vigna radiata var. radiata cultivar VC1973A chromosome 10, Vradiata_ver6, whole genome shotgun sequence DNA encodes the following proteins:
- the LOC106775271 gene encoding acyl carrier protein 3, mitochondrial, with protein sequence MQSIRKSILNQVNLRRSAERWLLAWNEGPNKQLRYRCCATAASSDQILDRVIALAKKYDKINASKVTETADFQKDLNMDSLDRVELIMALEEEFSIEIPDEQADKLACCADVAKYIAEFDQKNGEKP encoded by the exons ATGCAAAGCATAAGGAAATCTATCTTGAATCAAGTGAATTTGAGGAGGTCAGCTGAAAGATGGCTTTTGGCTTGGAATGAAGGTCCGAATAAACAATTGAGATATCGGTGCTGTGCAACAGCTGCCAGTTCTGATCAAATACTGGACCGAGTAATTGCACTGGCCAAGAAGTATGATAAAATCAATGCCTCAAAG GTTACTGAAACAGCTGATTTTCAAAAGGACTTGAACATGGACAGCTTGGATCGAGTGGAACTCATCATGGCCCTTGAAGAAGAATTTTCTATTGAAATTCCTGATGAGCAGGCTGATAAGCTTGCTTGCTGTGCTGATGTGGCGAAATACATAGCAGAATTTGATCAGAAAAACGGTGAAAAGCCCTGA
- the LOC106775318 gene encoding nuclear transcription factor Y subunit B-3-like — protein sequence MCIYRERGDGIKKGYVYIISLCVVTYISVVDYSVCESEVMAESDNDSGGQAGNTSGGNEFSGCREQDRFLPIANVSRIMKKALPGNAKISKEAKETVQECVSEFISFITGEASDKCQKEKRKTINGDDLLWAMTTLGFEEYVEPLKIYLHKYREMEGEKTAMMGRPQGGGGGGGSGGGDQRDEAYIHGHAHGGMVPNSMMAMMGHQGHVYGSGSAGSASSARTR from the coding sequence atgtgtatatatagagagagagggGATGGCATAAAAAAGGGTTACGTGTATATAATAAGTTTGTGTGTGGTGACATATATCAGTGTTGTTGACTATAGTGTGTGTGAGAGTGAGGTCATGGCCGAGTCCGATAACGATTCCGGAGGTCAAGCCGGAAACACGAGTGGAGGCAATGAATTCTCGGGGTGTAGAGAGCAAGACAGGTTCCTTCCGATAGCAAACGTGAGCAGGATCATGAAGAAGGCGTTGCCGGGGAACGCGAAGATCTCGAAAGAGGCGAAGGAAACCGTGCAAGAGTGTGTGTCGGAGTTCATCAGCTTCATAACAGGTGAAGCATCTGATAAGTGTCAGAAGGAGAAGAGAAAAACTATCAACGGTGATGACCTACTGTGGGCCATGACTACACTGGGGTTTGAGGAGTATGTGGAGCCTCTCAAGATTTACCTGCACAAGTATCGGGAGATGGAGGGGGAGAAAACTGCTATGATGGGAAGGCCAcagggtggtggtggtggtggaggtagTGGTGGCGGTGATCAGAGGGATGAGGCTTATATCCATGGCCATGCTCATGGAGGTATGGTGCCAAACTCTATGATGGCGATGATGGGGCATCAGGGACACGTGTATGGATCTGGGAGTGCGGGATCAGCATCTTCTGCAAGAACTAGATAG